In Nocardia sp. NBC_00403, the DNA window AGCGCCGTCGCCCGGCCGATTCCGGCCGCCGCGCCCGTGATGATCACCGTCGGTCCGCTCATGTCGGGGAGTCTAGTGCGGTGCCGAGCCCCTCCCAGGTGCTTCACAGAGTTAACGTCGTTCGCTTACGCTGCTGTGATGGTCGGCACCATACTCGCTGCGCAGCTATGCTTTTCGATCGCGGCAAGCCGGCCGGCGCAGACGAGCCGTCGGCGCTGCTCGATGAGGAGGTGCGATGACCGTCGACGTCATCGGCGTTGTCGGCCCGGACCCGAATCATGGATTCGACCGCAAGCCGTTGTTGCCGAGCAACGATCCGTTCCTCCGGCCGCCGAAGGGCTTCGCCGCCAAAGCGGCGGGCACCGTCCTGCGCAGTCGCAGGGTCGATCTGGCCCTGCTCGGTGTTGTCTCGCAACAGGTTTCGGCGTGGCAACTGCTCTACCGCAGCTGTGACATGCACGGCACACCCGAGGTAGCGATCACCACGGTGCTGCTACCGCTGGGCGCCGACTCGAGCGAAGATCGGCCACTGCTTGCTTTCCAGACCGCCATGGACGCGGTCGCGGAGAGATGTTCGCCCTCCTACGCGCTGCGGCGCGGATCGCACGCACTCGGATCGGTCACCCAGCTCGAATGGCTGCTCGTCGCGAACGCGCTGCGGCGCGGCTGGGCGGTGACCATCGCCGATCACGAAGGCCCGCACGGGAACTTCGGCGCCCCACGCGAACCCGGCTACCGCGGGCTCGACGGCATTCGCGCGGCACTGAATTTCGGGCCGCTGGGCCTGTGTTCCGACACCAGGGTCGCGGTATGGGGCTATTCCGGTGGCGGCATGGCCAGCTCCTGGCTGGTCGAGATGGCGCCGACCTACGCGCCGGAGATCGATATCGTCGGTGCGGTGCTCGGCGCACCGGTCGGCGACCCAGGCCAGGTCTTCGCCCGGCTCAACGGCGGCCGCTACGCCGGGCTGCCCGCCATCGTCATCGCGGTGCTGCGCAGGCTGTACCCCGCCCTCGGCACGGTGTTCGACAACGACCTCGCCCCCGAAGGTCACCGGCTCATCGCACGCGCGGAACGGGCGACGCCGTTCTCGGCCATCACGGGCCTGACCAAGAAGGACGTCGGCGCCTACCTGACCCGCCCGCTCGACGAGGTGCTCGCCGCCCCCGATCTGCAAGCCATGCTCGACGACCTGAAGCTCGGCTACGCGACCCCGGCCTGCCCGTTGCTCGTCGTGCAACCGGTCCATGACCAGATCATCCACGTGGACGGCATCGATGCGCAGGTCGATCGGTACCGGCGCGGTGGCGCCACGGTCACCTACGTGCGCGATCGTCTCAGCGAACACTTCTCGCTGCTGCCGCTCGCTACCCCGATCAGCCTCAATTGGCTGGCCGACCGACTCGAAGGTCAACCGGTGCGCGACACCGGCGACTCGACGGTCTGGTCGGTCGCGGCCTCACCCGCCGGACTGCGCGGCCTGCTGGAAATGGCCGTGACCGCGGCCAAGGTCGCGCTCGGCAGGCCGCTGATGCAGGAGGCGGAACCCACATCCCGAATCCCCCGCGAACGCGCCGCCTGACCACCCGGTCACCCCCGCCACAGTGTCGCGTCGGGCGACCGACAGGCGGTGTGGTTCGAACGACCTGCAAACCAGCCGCTAGCGGCACAGTTTCGACCGGCCCGCAAGCGACCGCAAGCGGCCGATTGCCGCCCCGATCACCCGATGCTGGACAATGGATGCCGTGAACGACGCCGCGAACCACACTGCCGAGTCAGTTCCGGAACCACCGTCCACACCATCGGTACCGGCTGACAACGAACCCCGACGGGGCACCGCCTCCCGCCTGTACCCCCGCGTCACGAGCTTCCGCTCGCGCCGGGGCGCGCTGACCCCGACCCAGCAGCAATCCTGGGCTCGCACCTGGCCGCGCATCGGCGGCGAGGTCTCCGACGAGCGCCTCGACGCCACCGCCTGGTTCGGCCGTGCAGCCCCCCTCGTCATCGAGATCGGTTGTGGCACAGGCACCGCCACCGCCGCGATGGCACAGGCCGAACCGCACCTGAACCTGATCGGCATCGAGGTCTACAAGCCGGGCCTCGCCCAACTCGTGCAGCGAATCGAGCGCGAGCACATCGAGAACATCCGGCTGCTGCGCGGCGACGCCGTCGATGTGCTGGAGAATATGATTGCCGAGCAGTCGCTGACGGGCGTCCGAGTCTTCTTCCCCGACCCGTGGCCCAAGGCGCGCCATCACAAGCGGCGGCTGCTGCAGCCCGCCACCTTCGCCCTCATCGCGAGCAGGCTCCGCCCCGGCGGCGTGTTGCATGTCGCCACCGATCACGCCGACTACGCTGAGCACATCGCCACGGTCGGCGCCGCGGAATCCCAGCTCATCGGCCTGAACGAGACCACGGGTGGGGTCAGTGCCGAGCATCGGGACAGCGCCCCGATCGGCTTCGAGCGGCCGGTTACCAAATTCGAAGGCAAAGCGCATCGCGCTGGAAGTGCCATCACCGAGTTCATATGGGGGAAGATCGAATGATGAGCGAGCGAACAATTAGCTCAGCCGTCATGGCGGTCATGACGGAGTTGTGCGCTAGCGAGGCGGAGTCATGAGCATCAGTGAGATAGCCCCCGAGGTCGTGGATGTTGTCGGGGAGATGCACGGCACCGGACCGGAGGTGCTCGGCGGTGTGACTTCCGATGTGCGCCGAGTCCTGCTGGTGTGGGACGCCCCCAACCTCGACATGGGTCTGGGCGCGATCCTCGGTGGCCGCCCTACCGCTGCCTACCGCCCCCGTTTCGATGCGCTCGGCCGCTGGCTGCTCGCGCGCACGGCCGAGCTGTCGGTGGGCAGCACCTACCGGGTCGAGCCGGAAGCGACCGTCTTCACCAATATCGCCAGCGGCACCGCGGACGTGGTCCGCCCGTGGGTCGAAGCGCTGCGCAATGTCGGCTACGCCGTGTTCGCGAAGCCCAAGATCGATGAGGACTCCGATGTCGACGCGGACATGCTCGCGCACATCGAACTACGCAGCCGCGGTGCCGGGCTGGCAGGCATCATGGTCGCCTCCGCCGACGGCCAGGCATTCCGTGAGCCGCTCGAGGAGCTCGCCGCACACGGAGTCCCTGTTCAGGTACTCGGCTTCCGCGAGCATGCGAGTTGGGCCGTCACATCCGATACCCTCGAATTCATCGACCTCGAGGACATCCCGGGCGTGTTCCGTGAACCGCTGCCCCGGGTCAGCCTCGACTCGCTGCCCGATGAAGGTGCTTGGCTGCAGCCGTTCCGGCCGCTGTCGGCACTGCTCACCTCTCGCCCCTCGCAAGGAGTCGCTTAGTGTTTACACGCTGGGGCGATCTGGTCTATCGGTGGCGCTTCGCCGTAATCGGCGTGGTGACGGCCGCTCTCTTGGCATTGGGCGGATACGGCCTCGGCCTCGAAGACCACCTCAGCTCCAGCGGGTGGGACGATCCCACGTCACAATCCGCGCAGGCCGCGCGGTTGTCCGACCAAGCGTTCGGCCGCAATCACAACAGCGACGTGATCGTGCTGTACACCGCGCCGGACGGTCGGACGATCGACGATCCCGAGTTCAGGCAGAAGATCGTCGACAGTCTCAACAGCCTGCCGCGCGAGCACCCGAACGAGATCACCAAGATCAACGGTGCCTACTGGCAGACAGAGACCGGCCCCGCCTCACCGATGACGTTCGGCTCGAAGGACAAGAAGTACACCTTCGCCTCGATCGCCATCCAGGGCGACAACGACACCGACATGGTCCGGAACTTCCGGAATGTGAAGGACGTCTTCGCCATCCCCGGTATCGACGTGCAGGTCGCCGGTCTGCAAGCGGTGGCAGGCACACTCAACGACACCATCAAGAGCGACTCCAAGCGGATGGAGATGCTGGCCATCCCCGCCGTCGCGATCTTGCTGTTCTTCATATTCGGCGGCGTCGTCGCGGCCGCGCTGCCCTTGATCGTCGGCGGTCTCACGGTGATCGGCGCCAACGGCATCGTGATGTTCCTGACGAGGTTCACCGAGGTGAACTCCTTCGTCTCCAGCGTTGTTTCCATGATCGGCCTCGGTCTGGCGATCGACTACGGCCTGTTCATCGTGAGTAGATACCGCGAGGAACTCGCCGAGGGCTACGACACCAAAGCCGCGGTACGGCGCTCGGTGATGACCGCGGGTCGCACCGTCGTGTTCTCCGCGACGATGATCATCGCCAGCCTCGGCGGCATGCTGCTGTTCCCGCAGGGCTTCCTGAAGTCGATCGCCTACGGCTGTATCGCCACCGTGGCGCTCGCGGCGCTGACCGCCATCACGATCCTGCCCGCGATGCTCGGCGTTCTCGGGCCGAAGGTCGACTTCCTCGGCCTCAAGCGGGTCCGCAAGACCAAGACCGCCGAGGAAATCGAGAACGGCTTCTGGGGCAAGTCCACCCGCTGGGTGATGCAACATCCGCTCAAGATCGCGATCCCGATCTGCATCGGCCTGCTGCTGTTGATCATTCCGGTCAAGAACCTCGCGTTCGGCGGCATCAACGAGCGGTATCTGCCGCCGGACAACAGCACTCGGCTCGCGCAGGCGAAGTTCGATTCGATCTTCCCGCTACGCAAGTCCGATCCGATCCAACTGGTGTTCGTCTCCGACAGCAGCACCGATGTCGGCAAGGTGTGGGCCGAAGCCAAGCAGGCACCGGGGTTGACGGGCACCTTCGAGGTACCGACACGGTCGAATAACGACCCCGATATCTATCGCACCGCCGCGACGCTGGCGGACTCCGAGAACGCGGATCCGACCATCGACTATCTGCGCTCGCTCGAAGTACCCGACAACGTGCGGATGTACGTCGGCGGGCAGCCGACGATCCAGAAGGACAGCATCGACGCGCTGCTGGACCGGATGCCGTGGATGATCGCGCTCGTCCTCTTCGTCACCACGCTGCTGATGTTCCTGACCTTCGGTTCGCTGGTGCTTCCGATCAAGGCCGCGTTGATGAGCGCGCTCGGATTGGGTTCCACGCTGGGCATTTTGACGTGGATTTTCGTCGACGGGCACGGCGCGGGCCTGCTGAACTTCACGCCGCAGCCGATCATGTCGCCGGTGCTGGTGCTGATCATCGCCGTCATCTACGGCTTGTCGACCGACTACGAGGTCTTCCTGTTGTCGCGCATGGTCGAAGCGCGAACGCAGGGGGCATCGACCACCGAGGCCGTGCGCATCGGCACCGCGCAGACCGGCCGCATCATCACCGCCGCCGCGCTCATCCTGCTCGTGGTCACCGGGGCGTTCGCGTTCTCGGACCTGGTGATGATGCAGTACCTGGCCTACGGCATGATCGCCGCGCTGTTCATCGACGCCACCATCCTGCGCATGCTGCTGGTGCCCGCGACGATGAAACTGCTCGGCGACGACTGCTGGTGGGCCCCCGCCTGGATGAAGAAGGTGCAGCAGAAGGTCGGCCTCGGCGAGCCGATCCTCGACGACGAGCGCCCCGGCGGGGGCGAGGTCGTCGACCTGGTCAAGACCACGCCGATCACCGACCCGGTCACCATGCTGATGCCCGCGCTCGCGGAAGGCACGCGCCTGCCGAAGTCGCCGCGCCGCCCGCGCACGGTGGAGGAGATCGAAGCCGAGGCGCCGACACAGCATTTCCGCAGTCTCGGGCAGGTGCCGCCGCGATCCGCGCCGACCAACCCCGAACACACCGGACCCCGGGTCACTCCGGTACACGACCCGAGCAGGCCGAGAGCCGCGCATTCCGCGCCTGCATCGCCCGAGGTGCCCGCGCCTCGACCGATGCCCTCGGTCCAGGTGCCCCAGGACCGGACGGGACCACGGCCCGGGGCTGCCACACCACCGCAGGCACCTGTTCCCTTGCTGCCGACCACGCAGTCACCCGCTCCCTCGGTGCCCACAGCACAGACACCGACGCCGAGCACACATGCGCCCGTTCCTTCGCCTCCGGTCGGGCAGGCGCCAATGCCGTCGATGCCGTCCTCCCAGGCACGGACGCCATCGATAGCAACCACACCGGTGCCCATGCCGTCGACTCGTGCCACACAGCCACCGGTTCCGCCGACGCCCGCAGCACCGGTCCCGACGGCGAGCGCTCCGATCGATCACCCGACCCACCACGCCGCACCCGAAAATCCTGCGGCGCCGCATGACGAACCGGACAACGGGCCGCCGACCACGCGCAGCACCATCGAAAACTGGATGGCCGAACTGCGCTCCTCGCGCCGCACCGGCAAGCCCGACGAAGGCCGCCATCACGGTGGGGACGGCCGCACCGTCAGCGTCAACGAACTACTGCGTCGCCGCGACCAGGAGTAGCCGCCCCGCACTAGGGTGGGCACGTGAGTTCACATGTGCTTGTCGTCGCCGATGTTTCGTCGAGTCCGGAGAATGCCGAAGAACTCGGCCGCGCCTTGCGCGAACTCGCGCAAGCCTGCCGCACCGA includes these proteins:
- a CDS encoding lipase family protein, encoding MTVDVIGVVGPDPNHGFDRKPLLPSNDPFLRPPKGFAAKAAGTVLRSRRVDLALLGVVSQQVSAWQLLYRSCDMHGTPEVAITTVLLPLGADSSEDRPLLAFQTAMDAVAERCSPSYALRRGSHALGSVTQLEWLLVANALRRGWAVTIADHEGPHGNFGAPREPGYRGLDGIRAALNFGPLGLCSDTRVAVWGYSGGGMASSWLVEMAPTYAPEIDIVGAVLGAPVGDPGQVFARLNGGRYAGLPAIVIAVLRRLYPALGTVFDNDLAPEGHRLIARAERATPFSAITGLTKKDVGAYLTRPLDEVLAAPDLQAMLDDLKLGYATPACPLLVVQPVHDQIIHVDGIDAQVDRYRRGGATVTYVRDRLSEHFSLLPLATPISLNWLADRLEGQPVRDTGDSTVWSVAASPAGLRGLLEMAVTAAKVALGRPLMQEAEPTSRIPRERAA
- the trmB gene encoding tRNA (guanosine(46)-N7)-methyltransferase TrmB; its protein translation is MDAVNDAANHTAESVPEPPSTPSVPADNEPRRGTASRLYPRVTSFRSRRGALTPTQQQSWARTWPRIGGEVSDERLDATAWFGRAAPLVIEIGCGTGTATAAMAQAEPHLNLIGIEVYKPGLAQLVQRIEREHIENIRLLRGDAVDVLENMIAEQSLTGVRVFFPDPWPKARHHKRRLLQPATFALIASRLRPGGVLHVATDHADYAEHIATVGAAESQLIGLNETTGGVSAEHRDSAPIGFERPVTKFEGKAHRAGSAITEFIWGKIE
- a CDS encoding NYN domain-containing protein — its product is MHGTGPEVLGGVTSDVRRVLLVWDAPNLDMGLGAILGGRPTAAYRPRFDALGRWLLARTAELSVGSTYRVEPEATVFTNIASGTADVVRPWVEALRNVGYAVFAKPKIDEDSDVDADMLAHIELRSRGAGLAGIMVASADGQAFREPLEELAAHGVPVQVLGFREHASWAVTSDTLEFIDLEDIPGVFREPLPRVSLDSLPDEGAWLQPFRPLSALLTSRPSQGVA
- a CDS encoding MMPL family transporter translates to MFTRWGDLVYRWRFAVIGVVTAALLALGGYGLGLEDHLSSSGWDDPTSQSAQAARLSDQAFGRNHNSDVIVLYTAPDGRTIDDPEFRQKIVDSLNSLPREHPNEITKINGAYWQTETGPASPMTFGSKDKKYTFASIAIQGDNDTDMVRNFRNVKDVFAIPGIDVQVAGLQAVAGTLNDTIKSDSKRMEMLAIPAVAILLFFIFGGVVAAALPLIVGGLTVIGANGIVMFLTRFTEVNSFVSSVVSMIGLGLAIDYGLFIVSRYREELAEGYDTKAAVRRSVMTAGRTVVFSATMIIASLGGMLLFPQGFLKSIAYGCIATVALAALTAITILPAMLGVLGPKVDFLGLKRVRKTKTAEEIENGFWGKSTRWVMQHPLKIAIPICIGLLLLIIPVKNLAFGGINERYLPPDNSTRLAQAKFDSIFPLRKSDPIQLVFVSDSSTDVGKVWAEAKQAPGLTGTFEVPTRSNNDPDIYRTAATLADSENADPTIDYLRSLEVPDNVRMYVGGQPTIQKDSIDALLDRMPWMIALVLFVTTLLMFLTFGSLVLPIKAALMSALGLGSTLGILTWIFVDGHGAGLLNFTPQPIMSPVLVLIIAVIYGLSTDYEVFLLSRMVEARTQGASTTEAVRIGTAQTGRIITAAALILLVVTGAFAFSDLVMMQYLAYGMIAALFIDATILRMLLVPATMKLLGDDCWWAPAWMKKVQQKVGLGEPILDDERPGGGEVVDLVKTTPITDPVTMLMPALAEGTRLPKSPRRPRTVEEIEAEAPTQHFRSLGQVPPRSAPTNPEHTGPRVTPVHDPSRPRAAHSAPASPEVPAPRPMPSVQVPQDRTGPRPGAATPPQAPVPLLPTTQSPAPSVPTAQTPTPSTHAPVPSPPVGQAPMPSMPSSQARTPSIATTPVPMPSTRATQPPVPPTPAAPVPTASAPIDHPTHHAAPENPAAPHDEPDNGPPTTRSTIENWMAELRSSRRTGKPDEGRHHGGDGRTVSVNELLRRRDQE